The proteins below are encoded in one region of Podarcis raffonei isolate rPodRaf1 chromosome 8, rPodRaf1.pri, whole genome shotgun sequence:
- the FAM187B gene encoding protein FAM187B: MSSWASTVALLLGLALAFTDGSLYEGHSLGLPCVPGQPCTVAFISDNPVILRCPHVYFKIFISWQYLDPAWAKEQPVTFLRSGGPIWPLLSHAKLRRLRFKSQLVAGNLYIPNPSVEDSGLYTCRAGDATIAYYNVDFQDAGSIHVSHAGLGETTLGNSTAELEDGAQAKLFTSWSPWQSCDRCGNPGERKRVGFCYAQVTQEDQHEEEPLPCGMVRRKHPALPRRGPELRVESCQVPCDASYLLSQDQASAVPLLVFTTYHPQLKTVAHLRCPTSSIYSPVYWQAGPTMLTRLELLQKNSSQSLDKATGGGILRLSFQNESHGAYYQCYVNGHLVGKFIVASSGVVPVSGEHGHTYSIIEALIVGLSMFLVFLMFLSIIQSCRRKPGTTMV, encoded by the exons ATGTCCTCTTGGGCATCTACTGTGGCTCTGCTCCTGGGTTTGGCCTTGGCCTTCACTGATGGTAGCCTGTACGAGGGCCACTCCCTGGGGCTGCCATGTGTCCCAGGCCAGCCTTGCACAGTAGCCTTCATCTCTGATAACCCAGTGATCCTACGCTGCCCCCATGTCTACTTCAAGATTTTCATCAGTTGGCAATACCTGGACCCAGCCTGGGCGAAGGAGCAGCCCGTCACCTTCCTGCGCTCAGGGGGCCCCATCTGGCCCTTGCTCAGCCATGCTAAGTTGAGGAGGTTGCGCTTCAAATCCCAGCTAGTCGCTGGCAACCTGTATATCCCAAACCCCAGCGTGGAGGACTCAGGCTTGTACACCTGCCGGGCAGGCGATGCCACGATCGCCTACTACAACGTGGATTTCCAGGATGCCGGGAGCATCCACGTCTCGCACGCGGGCCTTGGGGAGACAACCCTGGGCAATTCCACCGCCGAGCTAGAAGACGGAGCGCAGGCCAAGCTGTTCACCTCCTGGAGCCCTTGGCAGTCTTGCGACCGCTGCGGCAACCCTGGAGAAAGGAAGCGAGTGGGTTTCTGTTATGCCCAGGTGACCCAGGAGGACCAGCACGAAGAAGAGCCGCTGCCCTGTGGGATGGTCAGGAGGAAGCACCCGGCGTTGCCGCGAAGGGGCCCGGAGCTGCGAGTGGAAAGCTGCCAGGTGCCCTGCGATGCGTCTTACCTGCTGTCCCAGGATCAGGCCAGCGCCGTTCCGCTCCTCGTCTTCACCACCTACCACCCCCAGCTCAAAACCGTCGCCCACCTGCGCTGCCcaacctcttccatctacag TCCTGTGTACTGGCAAGCAGGCCCCACCATGCTGACCCGCCTTGAACTTCTCCAGAAGAATAGCTCCCAGAGCCTGGACAAGGCCACCGGCGGCGGGATCCTACGCCTCTCCTTCCAGAACGAGTCCCATGGGGCTTATTACCAGTGTTATGTCAACGGGCACCTGGTGGGCAAGTTCATTGTGGCTTCTTCCGGGGTCGTGCCAGTCTCTGGGGAGCACGGCCACACCTACTCCATCATCGAGGCGCTGATTGTTGGGCTCTCCATGTTCCTTGTTTTCCTGATGTTCCTCAGCATCATCCAGTCCTGCCGGAGGAAACCCGGAACCACCATGGTCTAA